In Acidobacteriota bacterium, a single genomic region encodes these proteins:
- the uvrB gene encoding excinuclease ABC subunit UvrB, translating to MESSFTPSSDQAQAIDSLCGGVEDKDKHQVLLGVTGSGKTFTMAKVVEELNRPTLVLSHNKTLAAQLYQEFRKFFPSNAVEYFVSYYDYYQPEAYIASTDTYIEKEALINDDIERMRHSATRSLFERRDTIIVASVSCIYGLGSPEAYYGMLLMLKRGDRIDRREILKKLVEIQYQRNDYDLVRGTFRVRGDVIEIIPSYEDYGVRVELFGDEIERIEQFDPLTGELLQEHERVPIYPNSHYVIPRQRWNAAVQSIKDELEEFRTGLEKEGRLMEAQRIHQRTMFDLEMIKTVGYCRGIENYSRHLTGRAPGEPSPTLMDYLPDDALFFIDESHVTVPQVRGMYHGDRSRKLNLVEYGFRLPSALDNRPLNFEEFEERLPPTIHVSATPGPYELEKTGGEIVEQIVRPTGLMDPSIDVRPVKGQIDDLLEEIRVREEREERVLVTTLTKRMAEELTEYYTEVGVAVRYLHSEIDTLDRVKILRDLRLGRFDVLVGVNLLREGLDLPEVSLVAILDADKEGYLRSATSLIQTSGRAARNVNGMVIMYADRVTDSMAQCMEETERRREIQQAYNRKHGITPTTISKAVDSDLLEMAMADYYTVPDLEEGLPEVDSVQELEEKIADLEKEMKEAAMAFEFEKAAQLRDRIKELKSLEIEG from the coding sequence TTGGAATCCTCCTTTACCCCCTCTTCCGACCAGGCCCAAGCCATCGACTCCCTCTGTGGCGGAGTGGAGGATAAGGATAAGCACCAGGTGCTGCTGGGGGTGACCGGCTCGGGCAAGACCTTCACCATGGCCAAGGTGGTGGAGGAACTGAACCGTCCCACCCTGGTGCTGAGCCACAACAAGACCCTGGCCGCACAACTCTATCAGGAATTCAGGAAGTTCTTCCCTTCCAACGCCGTCGAGTACTTCGTCAGCTACTACGACTACTACCAGCCGGAAGCCTACATCGCCTCCACCGACACCTACATCGAGAAAGAGGCGCTCATCAACGACGACATCGAGCGCATGCGCCATTCGGCCACCCGCTCGCTCTTCGAACGGCGCGACACCATCATCGTGGCCAGCGTGAGCTGCATCTACGGACTGGGATCGCCCGAGGCTTATTACGGCATGCTGCTGATGCTCAAGCGGGGCGACCGCATCGACCGCCGCGAAATCCTCAAGAAACTGGTGGAGATTCAATACCAGCGCAACGACTACGACCTGGTGCGGGGGACCTTCCGGGTGCGGGGAGACGTCATCGAGATCATTCCCTCCTACGAGGACTACGGGGTCAGGGTGGAGCTGTTCGGCGACGAGATCGAGCGCATCGAGCAGTTCGACCCGCTCACCGGCGAACTGTTGCAGGAACACGAGCGCGTCCCCATCTATCCCAACTCCCACTACGTGATTCCCCGCCAGCGCTGGAACGCGGCGGTGCAGAGCATCAAGGACGAACTGGAGGAATTTCGCACCGGACTGGAGAAGGAAGGGCGCCTGATGGAAGCCCAGCGCATCCATCAGCGCACCATGTTCGACCTGGAGATGATCAAGACGGTGGGCTATTGCCGAGGAATCGAGAACTACTCGCGCCACCTGACGGGACGGGCGCCCGGAGAGCCCTCGCCTACCTTGATGGACTACTTGCCCGACGACGCCCTCTTTTTCATCGACGAGAGCCATGTCACCGTCCCCCAGGTGAGGGGGATGTACCACGGCGACCGCTCACGCAAGCTCAACCTGGTGGAATACGGCTTCCGCCTTCCTTCGGCTCTCGACAACCGTCCCCTCAACTTCGAGGAGTTCGAGGAGCGCCTTCCCCCGACCATCCACGTCTCGGCTACGCCGGGACCCTACGAGCTGGAGAAGACGGGCGGCGAAATCGTGGAACAGATCGTGCGTCCCACCGGACTGATGGACCCCAGCATCGACGTGCGTCCGGTGAAGGGGCAGATCGACGACCTGTTGGAGGAGATCAGGGTGCGCGAAGAGCGGGAAGAGCGCGTGCTGGTGACCACCCTGACCAAGCGCATGGCCGAAGAGTTGACCGAATACTACACCGAGGTGGGAGTGGCGGTGCGCTACCTGCACTCCGAGATCGACACCCTGGACCGGGTCAAGATCCTGCGCGACCTGCGCCTGGGACGCTTCGACGTGCTGGTGGGCGTCAACCTGCTGCGGGAGGGGCTGGATCTTCCCGAGGTTTCGCTGGTGGCCATTCTGGACGCCGACAAGGAAGGATACCTGCGCAGCGCCACCTCGCTGATCCAGACCTCGGGACGGGCGGCCCGCAACGTCAACGGAATGGTCATCATGTACGCCGACCGGGTCACCGACTCGATGGCCCAGTGCATGGAAGAGACCGAGAGGCGGCGCGAGATCCAGCAGGCCTACAACCGGAAGCACGGCATCACGCCGACCACCATCAGCAAGGCCGTGGACTCCGACCTGCTGGAAATGGCCATGGCCGACTACTACACTGTTCCCGACCTGGAGGAGGGACTGCCCGAAGTCGATTCGGTGCAGGAACTGGAAGAAAAGATCGCCGATCTGGAGAAGGAGATGAAAGAGGCCGCCATGGCCTTCGAATTCGAGAAAGCCGCCCAATTGCGCGATCGCATCAAAGAACTCAAATCGCTGGAGATCGAGGGCTGA